The Pogoniulus pusillus isolate bPogPus1 chromosome 24, bPogPus1.pri, whole genome shotgun sequence DNA segment ATATTTCTAGATACAGCATATTTCTGGAGACCAAAACAtgtcagaaagaaaataaatatatgGAGAGACTGGTGTTTAAATTGTGATGAATGTACTTCTATTTATTTTGGTGAGTGGGTGTGATGCACTGTTGAAGTGTTAATGTGTAAATAAGGGTGCTTCTAGTTTTAGGCAATacttatttcttcttttccttttggggGATACCATTTGTGCACAATGTCTTTTTACACAATGTGATCAATCAGGTCAAACTCGTACATAGCTTAACTGTTTTCTGGTGCTGTCAAGAAAGTGTATACTTTGCACACACCAAATGCATATACATTTTGCAGAGTATGTATCCAATAAATGGCAGGCATTAAACATTTTTCCTCCTATTTCTCATTGGTTTACTTGACAGAAGACTTCAGAATTCTGTTCTGCTGGTTTCTTCTGAGCTGTCACATACAGCAGGATCAGGCTGAATATTCTCCAAGAATTGTTCTCTAAGCAGCCAGCAAGAAGTTAGGAAAAATCAATGGAGCCACTTAAGCATTGAGAAAAGGTCTGGAAATTGTTGGTGCTTTCTGCAGTTTAGGCTTATGATAtgatatatatttggaagtccaTGTATTTTAAAGTGCCTTTGTATACACGTGTGCCAGCTGCCTTTAGTCTCATCCCTTTAGTGTGGTGTTTCATAAGCAGCATCTTTCTCAGATTCTTATTCCCATGTGAAGACTCAATGTCCTCGATTGCTGTCTCTTGTGGAATGGTTTACAGCTTTGACAGGCAGAGGTCAGTCCCAGTGACTGTTCCGAGCAGTGTTGCTGCCCACTTCCAGACAGATAGGTGTTGACACCTCAGTGAGCACAGCCACTTTCCCTTTGAAACAGCAGAGCCTGCATATTTCTTCTGTGCTTGAAATAATTATTTCAATCATACTGCAAATTAATGTTTTATCAGTGCCCTACAAGTACCTTGTTTTGAAGGCATGAAAtctcacatgaaaaaaaaacaatctcaAGGGAGTTACAAGCCAAGTAGCTTCATAGGTCACTATTTCAAAGCAAATGTTGAGGTGGAAGGTTAAGAGTCTACACTGAGTTCCCTTCAGTCAGCCAGTAAAGCAGTACTTCTCCAGGGGAAATCATCATTTCACTCAGGCCTGGAAAAAAGTCATTACAGACTTTTTTCCTTGTTTGAGGAAAGTTTTTAGTTGTAATTTGAAACAACACTCCAGTGTTGTTGATCTCGCAGTTCCACAAAGAGATCTACAATTTAGGCATCCCAGTTCAGTCCTAACTTTGTCCACAActgatggttttgtttttccaatGCTTaatttgctttggggtttttctccACGGTTCTTCAGCGGAGCCAGAGGTTTTTACCAATATCCTTTTCCCTGCATTAGCAAATTCATacttttgggtttgtgtttttttctggatACAATTTCTGCCCAGTTTCTCAACATAGCTAAGGAAAGGCATGTACCAGATGCCATCTCCTATCATGCTATGTGTGTGGAAGTTGATAGCCACTGACATTTTAGAGAGAATCAAGGGCTTCAAGGAGATTTTTGTCTTAAGGGAATGGTCTTGATTCTGACTTGAAAAACACAAGTGTAGCACTCCAGGCTTCTTAGTGCACTTGAATTTGCTGAAGTATGTTCTTACAGTTCAGTGAGTGTAACAGGATGGGATTTGAGTGCCATGCACTTCTCAATGTATTTAGCCTCTTTTGTAAACTGCATTGAGAGGTAACTAACTTCCTTGAATGACTAACAATATACTGTTTGTTATGACTGTGTCCTTAACTCTTTTCTCAGTAATTCTCCCCCCAACTCAGCTCTTTCATTGCACATACTTTGTGATCCCTCAACATATCCAGAGGTTGGCAAAAGAAATGTCTGTCAGAGCACTACACATGTTGCTCTGCATTTGCTAAAGTACGCAGGAGGGGCACTAACATGAGTCAATACACACTCTGGAAGAAGTCTGGCTTTAGCAGTGCCAGCTATGGCTGTAGGATGGCAGCCCAGTCACAAGGTGAGTCCTCACAGTGCCACACTGTTGTTTGGCTTTCCCCAGCCAAAGTGAGTGAACCAGCAAACCCTTTATTAGTCTGGCTTCTGTTTGCTAGCTGCGTGTACAAAGGCAGCTATAGTGTGTGTGATGTGGCCCAGGGCTATGGGGAGCCTCTTTGTGAGCAGAGTGAGAGATGCTGAAACTTGCAGGAAAAATCAACTCTTCTGTGAGAGACTATTTGCTGCCATCTGCAGTTGGCAGTGAGGCCTGGTGTACATCAGCACTGCTGGTTtacatccagccctgcctggatggtGCTTTTAAGCCAATAGTTACAATGTATGAAATGGTCAGGGTGTTGTTCACACACAGAGGTTGTTTGGAACAAAGGTGAGCACTAAGATAAATAATGCTTTTGCTCATGGTCATTCCAGAGTTGAAAACAGTTTGAGTTTTCTGAGTTAACTTGCTCTTTGTGTTGCATTTCATCTTCATTTATTCCCCAAACTTCAGTATCTGAGACAGTCACTTAAGCATGTTTCAGAAATGCAAATTTTGCCCATTGGACTTAAGTTTAACTTGGAACTTGTGTTTCATTGCTTAATTTGGACAGCTCATGGTTTTCTCCACTAGAGAAAAGTCTTTGAAATGCTTCCTGAATTGTAGTTTCCTGATACTATGAACCCTTTCCTGTGGTTCTGCTCTTTGCTGCCATACCCAGAGGTAGATGATGCCCACAGGAAGGCAGAAGAATGACCAGTATTTCAAGTATGAAAGTAAGTAAAAACTCTgcccttttcctctctgtggAGATGACCAGAATTCCAAAGCCATATGCTGGAGAACTAGCCCTGTGGTCCGTGGAGATGTCCCTTGGCCCTCTCCCTTAGCATCTGAGAACCTAGTATCTCTTTTCTATATTATTAACCATCTTAACTTAGCCAAGTCTCAAAGAAAACATCTCAGTAAGAGGACCTGTATTACACAGGGTGAGCTTTTATGGAATAAGGAGTTGTGATGAAGCAAAAGTTGGATGTATGGCCTATTTGGAATTTGTGTAGCTCATCTGATCAGAACAGATGCAAAATGCTCCAACCTCATTCAGAAAGGCAGTGTCAGTCCCCCTGGCTTCATCAAACTGTTTTCCATGTTCATTTGAAAGCTTTTCTATAACAGGGAGAATGTTTAGATGATTTGATGCTGAAAGCTGGCTTTTCATATTTTTACCTCAAGAAAACATACACACTTAGCACTGACATTAAAGAGATGCTAGTCAAAACTCTGGTCAATAGACAATCAAATAGAGGAGATGAGCTGGCTTCAGAAACTGAAAATTTGAAGGGAACTTTGGTAATGAAAGGTAAATGGTGGGGGGAGTAGGGTGGAAAGGAACTACCAGAGGACTTGTACAGGGTGGTATGAAAGGGTAGCAAGGCTGTGTCTTGTGTGGGCAGAACATGAGCCTATCAGCAAGGTACTGCCTAGAGATGATTTGGCATTAGGATCTCCTCATGGAAGGTCAAGTTGGTCATTGCATATGACGCTTAGAGCAGGTTTGGAACCAGAGAGCACAGATACAGCTCTAGCTCTGAATTTAAAGAGTTTGAACAGTGAGTGCTAAGAAATTTGGATTTGTAGCTCAAGTGTTGGTTTAGTCAAGGGTGATCTCTGAGCCTTGCACAGAAATGCTGTTactgctcttctgcagatgATAGCAGTGTATCACCACCAAGGCTATGCTCATGCTGTTACTCATTCGGTTTCTATTATTAATCTGATTTTGTATGCACATAGGTTTTTAAAAGTGACTCTAAACACCTAACTGTAAATATCTATCAGACTTTCCCAGTTGTTTTTACTGCAGAATTGGGATAAATTTAAAATGCTTAAGATGAAAAAATCTACAAAGACTGCAGTAGTCTCAGACATTAGTCTGTGCTAGGACCTTTGTGGAACCAAATAGTTTCTTTAAAGGGGGTTTAGGTAAATTCcctgcagctcatggcttgtAACAAGGCTGTTTCCACTTCCAAAAGAAAACTATGCAGCCAGAGTCTGTaggaggctgggctgagggtgGTTGGCATTGCATGTGTCACAGACCAGAGCTCTGGGGCACTCAGGGAAGCTTTCATTTCCTGTTCCTATTACTACGCACTCCAGGTTGCCCTCTACCACAGTGCCCACTGCCTCGGAGAGCACAGTGTGCAAGGTTATAGTGGCAACAGTCCCCGAGGAAAACTTCCTTGCTCTGTCTTTGGGACAGAGGTCTCTGGTGTGGTGGAGAGGGGGACACAGCACCTAGGATGATGCTGGCCTTgcatgctgagtgcagaggtgtGGGTGCTCAGAGGTGATGTGCCAGCTTGCTGCTCCTGTTAGACAAATCCTGCCCTGCAAACGCTGTCCTGGAGgccagcagcttctgcccaAATCCAGGCCGTGGGGAAGGGCAGGACCAAGCACAAACAGACCACCAGGAAGGAAGGCAATTCTCACCGTATTTTCTGTGCACAGCCAGGCCATGGCAAGTTTAGTATCTTACTGTCCCTCTCATTTGAGACGTCTCCCCTCGCCTTGGGCTTCACAAAGCCCCGGCTGTCACTTTGCCAGGGGCTGCCTCCTGAAACTCAGCTGCATTACTGCCCCCAGAGGGGGAGAAAATCCCCAcgggcaggagcagtgtgctgGGCGAGCAGGCACATCCCCCGCCTGGGCGCTGAGATGGTGTTCTGCAGATCTCACTTTTCCAGCACAGGACCTGGCAGAGACACTCAGAGCCCTGCACCTGCCCAGCATCGCCCGAGAGCAGCGTGCGGGAGACGCGCAAGCCCTCGGCTCTACAGGCCGCCTCTGGCATACTCCGGCCTTGGAGGAGGCAGCGAAGGGCAGTCCCGGGTAGCTGTGAGGCTTTTCCCTGGGTTGCAACCCTTGTGTTGCTGAGGGGTGGATATGGCGAAGGGCTCTCTGCATTTAGCTTTCGCAGCACGGCACAGACGTTCCTTGGCCTCCCGCTCGCAGCTCCGTTGGAGCTAAAGCTGAGCCAGGCCTCCTGCTGGCGGCTCCGTTAGAGCTAAAGCTGAGCCAGGCCTCCTGCGGGCGGCTCCGTTAGAGCTAAAGCTGAGCCAGGCCTCCTGCGGGCGGCTCCGTTGGAGCTAAAGCTGAGCCAGGCCTCCCGCTCGCGGCTCCGTTGGAGCTAAAGCTGAGCCAGGCCTCCTGCTGGCGGCTCCGCGGGGcaggccgcggcacggcgcgcAAGGGCTGCCGGGAGCCCGCCCCGCCATGGCCGCCTGGGAGCCGGCGCTGCGCGAGCAGCTGCGCAAGGTGCGCGCGGGGCTGGGGGCGCGCGGCTGGGCGGGAagggggagggctgcaggggaggggggaggggggcgggcggcgggggaGGGCTGCGGGAGAGGGGAGGGCTGCGGGGAAGGGCTGCGGGAGAGGGGAGGGCTGCGGGGAAGGGcttccctggcagggctggcggGAGGGAATGGGACCGGGGCGCTGCCCTgcaccagctgtgccagccgGAGAAGCCAACGCGAGTCACGAAGGCGGTGTTGGGCGCGGAGGGCAGCGCTGAGAGAGCCAGCCAGACCTGAGGGAGGGCAGGTCAggcccctgcctgtgccctcgGCAGTGCGGGGCCGCCGCTAATGTCGCGGTCATTGCTCGCTAAAGACTTCTCTTCTGGCCAGGGTGCAGGATTTACGGCCCCTTACTTGGCTGAGTTTAAAGTTGTGTGCCGCACAACTTCATCCTTGTGGCTCAGGACATGCAGTGTGTGACATGCGGCATGCACTCGAAACCTCGCCCTGAACGCAGAGTTACCAATCTCCCTGTGGGCCTGCTTGCCGCAGTCCTTTCATTAGTGTCCCCACGCCTAAACAGCACAGAGTTGTCTGTCTGGCGTCCCTCTGCGGGAATGGCGTTTTCATTTCCATAGGAGAAACAGAGGTATGCGTATTCAGATTTTGGGCCAAAAGAGAAAGGGCTGTATCTGACTCACCTCTTCAGTCTTCTGATGTTTAGGAAAGGACAAACTTGAATGGGAACGCCTCATTTTGCTTTATGCATAGGAAGAAGATCAGCTAGAGAGAGATGCCTTTGATGTCATAGCCAGATGTATCACCACTCcacagaatgagtcagggttggaagggaccacagggattgtctagttccagccccctgccatgggcagggacaccctaccctagagcaggctgcccacagcctcatccagcctggccttaaatacctctagGGATCTCTGGGCAAcgcattccaggctctcaccactcttatgctgaagaacttcctcctcatacccagtctcaatctccccacttccagctttgctccattccccctagtcctgtcactccctaatagcctaaaaagtccctccccagctttcttgtaggtcccttaAGATGCTGGAAGGAtgtaagaaggtcacctgggagcctcctcttcagactgaacagccccaactctttcagtctgtcttcatagcagagctactgcagccctctgatcaatcttatggcccttctctagacatgctccagcatctccacatccctcttgtgatagtggctccagaactggatgcagtactccaggtggggtctcaccagagtgcagtagagggagagaatcacctccctcacactgGAGATATATTAAACTGTGTAACATTTGGCATTCAGATACTCTTGGGTTATTCCTTTTTTACTGCTCAAATTTGCAGTAACCTGTAAGACTGAATGAGGAGAAGCCAACTCAAAGCTGTTtgttttcagcagctttgtattTTCTTGTGTGCAGTGGGAAATAACTGTGCTGTCCACCTAGCTGTAGTGTTGCTGTTTCTAGTGGGGTGCCTTACTGAAGAGGTTGTAGATTCTAGCTATGGCTTTGTGAGAAGTATTccagtgcagctggcagctcttcaAGCCACCATCGGGCTGCACTTGTTTGCTTAGGCAAGGTTGCCAACACAACTTCAGACCTCCTAAAATGAGGAGCAAATGCTGTAATCTAGGAAGTGGAAAACAGCCTTCATAACCTTCAGCTGTGGGAGAGTGGAAAGCTGTTGGAAACTCAGGTATTGGGAATGGATGAGGACTGTCTAAATGAAGCAGCCATGATTCGTTCTTGGTGATTCTTCCAGATCACATTTCAGGCATTAGTACTTAGTAATGTGTgggcagctttcctgcaggtggGAAAGAGGGCTGCATTATTTTATTTGAATTTTCTAAGCTCTCAAGGACAGCTTAAATATGGAACAAAATTTCCAAAGGCTAGTTACCTACTCAATATGCTTTCCAATGTCTTAGGAAACTCTTCTAAAGTTTATGCAGTTAATGAGTTCTTTTATAGTAACTTTCAATGATAAAgcagctttttgttttcctaagaGGTTTGTATTGTGTTTAATTATCATGTCTAGAGAAGGCTAAGGTTTTTTTAAGCTTCTGCTCACACAGCTGTTAAGGGGAAGAAATGGTATATAAGAAGTAATATTCAGAGTATGGGTTCTAATATAGCAACAGCAGACCTGTCATACTTTTAAAGTGTTGGAGGGgttttaatcctttttttttttttgagagctcAGTTTGCACCAAAACTATTTGTAGTAGTAATAGCAGTTCTTACCCTGGCATTCTTATGTTCCTGCCTTCCCTTAGTTCCTGTTCCCTATCTCTAGTAATGAAGAAGAAACTTGGAagtaaaacttttttttcttttctccccctttcccagTATAAGTTCAGAGACCTGACCATAGAAGAACTAAAGAATGTTAACAAGACCTACCCAAACTTCACATTCTCCATGAACACATACAGTAAGAAATTATACAGTTACTTTGAACTAACTTTTGGGATTCTTACTTGCTATAAATTCACACTGTGTATGATACAATCTAAACAATGTGAATATCTTTCAGTTGTGTTCTTATCTTCGCTTTGACTTGCAGTAAAATTCCTCTTgccatatcacagtatcatcagggctggaagagacctcacagatcatcaagtccaaccctaaaCATGATTGTTTTGGAAAGCTCTTCCAAGAATACACACATACAAAAACCTAATCAGCTCACCAAACTTCATTTTATGTCATCAGTAGTTATAGAAGAGTGATGTTATTTTAAATTCTCTGTAGGTGACAGCATTTTTGCATATCCCATGATTGCATTGAGAACATTTCAATGTCTTTAGCTTAGCAAGGATAACATCCAGAATCTTCCAGCTTGACTGGAAGTTTCTACAACATCAGAACTACCCAGGACAAGGGATTTTCAGGCCAATGATATGCTTAGTTGTACCAATGGAATTTTCATTAAGATTCCATTAAGGAATTATTTTAGAGGGGGAGGCAGGACTTTGTAACAGGCCTTGGTTCTTTAAGGAGCAGTGAATTAGATTTCTAGTGAAGGAATAATGCTGGATAATAGATAGTTGTGGCTAAGATTGCCATGCCAGATTTGGAAGGATTTATTACTGCTTTTTGAAAACAGATTTGTAATTTTCAGCCTTCAAAGATGGATCCCAGAAGGACCTCCTGAATTTTAGTGGTACTGTTCCAGTGAAATATGGTAAGACAAATTAAATACAATTTCCTTACCAGTAATGAATCTAATTGTTAAATATACTGTGCAACATATTAAAAGGAGCTATAAAGTGTTTTGCATGAATGAACTGGCAGAAGCCACTTCTGCTGCATAAACAGGTGCCTTCATGTACACACAGATTTTGAAACAACCTGGTATTAATTAGATAAGTCAATTAACTATATGAAAAATCATATATACATTGAGACCATATGGGCAAAATCGTTGGCTGCATGAACTCTACAAGCCCTATGCTTGTATAGGCAGTGCCCAAAAATAGCTAGTAGGTAATTTTTAATCTTTAACTTGAAGCCTTTGATGTCTGAGGCAAAGTTCTTCATACATGCCTCTTTGATTCAGTTGTTGGGTCCTAAAATAAGTATGAAATAGGTAGCTTTAAGAGAGTTCTGTGCCTGGAAAAGGAGACCCATTGGCTGGTTAAATAGCCTGAGATCAAAAACAACACAGATCTTTATATTAAGAAAGATACAGTCTAGGCTGTTTTTATTAACTAGCTTAAGCAACATATATACTTTCCAGGATGAATCTAGACAGCCATCTGTTACAAAGTGTGAGTCATGTGTGTGGTAATGCCTGCCTGTTTTGTTGtatctcttctcagtgatgaagTTAGTAACAGCTTTTATTTTGTGTTGGAACAGGTAATTCCTATAACATACCTATTCGTCTGTGGATTCTGGATTCTcatccctttgctccccccatTTGCTTCTTGAAGCCAACTGTGAACATGGGCATTTCAGTAGGAAAGCACGTTGATGCTCGTGGCAGGATTTATTTGCCCTACCTGCAAAACTGGAGCCATGTAAGAGGTGGAGTggctggcaggggagggaagTCTTTGGGAATAATGCATGGTGTCATATGGAGATccagagagaggagcagggagggttcagggcttttccttttctgcatTTTCTTGTTGTGATGATtatgcagagagaagcagaatgTTACATCTCTTGAAGTTACAGCTTTGTGAAGGAGGTTAAGTGATTCTAAGGAGAGTTATTTGAAACTGAAGGAAAAGCTTACATTGCTTTTTGTTAGAAAGCAATATAAGCCACATGATACTTTTTCTTGCTGTAATagtgaataataataatagaacAAATGAGTATCCCTCAAGAAAGTTCAGTGGAGATTTCTGCCTGTAGGGTATGTCTCTTTCTCTATCATTAGCATAGAGTTGCAAAAGCTGCTGCCACTGAATGATCTTGTGCACTGTACAAGAAACATAGATAAATATGACTGCCAGGCCAGTAAAAATTATGTAATGAAGGAATATATTTTATGTGATAGATACAGGACATTCCCATGGGAACTTCTACTGATTTCACTGTGCTTTACCCAGAGGACTGAATTGCCAGAACTCTGGACAGTTAAGCTTGTCTGAGAAGACTGAACTACCTTCCCTTAAGCTATGATTTGTCCCATTTTTAATATTAGATGTGGCTTTATCAAAGGCTTCCATATATTCATTGGTGCTTTCAAAAACTAGCTGCACTCATAATGCTACCATTCCTTTCTGTTAAATTCCTTTTAATCCTTACTCCTGTTTGGAAAGTGCCTTTTCAAAAAGTgatacttttctctctcttctttaagGAGATCTATATTTATAGTTTGCTTAAACTTTGTGTAGCTATGGGTCTTTGCAAACTGCTGCGGTTTACAGCTGATACCACTACATGAAACAGCAAGTCAACTGTTTGGGTGTCTTCTACCTTGCTGTATTTCAGCCTAAATCAACTATCATTGGATTAATCAAGGAAATGATTGCAAAATTTGAGGAAGAGCTCCCTTTATATTCACTGtcatcttctgatgcagccaGGCAATCAGAACTTCTCTCCTACATTGCGAAGATTACTGAAGGTGTGGATGTTTTCATCTATTTGTTTGTAAAGTTCTCAtgtgctttatttatttttgttacTTGATATCACAAAGATGCCTACACCCTTTTAATATCTGGTGTTTGCACATCCACAGTGTTTGGTGATTTTTCCTGTAATTAGAAGTGCCTCCTGTTGAACAGAGAGCTCATTTTCTCTTTCAAGTGAGCAGCTAATTTTGGACATTCACATTTAAACCCACTGACAAGTGCTGTAGGCTTGGTATTACTCATTTGTTGGAAACAACTGCAGCAAAACTTAGTATACACTGAAATCTTGTGATTTTAGTAAAGGCCAGTTAATTTTACCCAATCACAATCAGACATTCTCTCAGATAACACTCACTCACACTCTCATATTCACAGTCACAAGCTGAGATGATCAGATGAGACCCATCTGATCACAGTCACTGGTGTGCAACACTGAGGACAAGGAGTGCTGGTTACTGAGTCCACATCATGTCTCTTGGGTTCTTGCTCTGTGGTGACAAGCTAATTTTGGCCTTGTCTTTTATACCCTTCAGGAGTGGAAGCTATTTGACATTTTTGCCTCATTACTTTATCTCACCTGTTGTAAGTCTTGGGGAGAATTTCACAGTTCTTATGTTTATCTAACCTGGGTGTTCTATGGCTCTGGTCCTGTTTTGCATCCTGACACATTTTCTTCaggtcagtcttttcttcttccttcactGGTGAAATCATGGATGGtggtttgatggttggactctacaatcatagaggtcttttccaaccaaaacaattacaTGATTCGATGATCTGTGGCAACTGGTGCAAACCTTTCCTTTAAACCTTTTCCTGATATTCCTTCTGGTAATTGGATACACACACATTTGTGAGCACAAACATGTACCTACAATTCACATTTCCAGGCAATCAGTGTTTCTGTTACAAATCTCTCTGCATATACTCAGGCTAAGAATCATTGTTACCAGTACCATGTTCTAAACAACATGAGATTGTGGCATTTTAATCAAAATCCATTTTTCATGTCTCTTTAGAATATGAAATCTTTTACAACTGTCA contains these protein-coding regions:
- the UEVLD gene encoding ubiquitin-conjugating enzyme E2 variant 3 isoform X2 produces the protein MAAWEPALREQLRKYKFRDLTIEELKNVNKTYPNFTFSMNTYTFKDGSQKDLLNFSGTVPVKYGNSYNIPIRLWILDSHPFAPPICFLKPTVNMGISVGKHVDARGRIYLPYLQNWSHPKSTIIGLIKEMIAKFEEELPLYSLSSSDAARQSELLSYIAKITEGETDVKSKSKIGGGKTEGCFNKITVVGAGDLGIACVLAVAAKGAADKVVLLDLSESAAKGGTMDLEIFALPNVEISKDFSASADSKVVVLTVNSLGNAQTYLDVIQSNVDLFRGIIPTVSHYSPNSVLLVASHPALSRTLSLRVFSLLLPR